DNA sequence from the Lagenorhynchus albirostris chromosome 13, mLagAlb1.1, whole genome shotgun sequence genome:
CCCTTCTGAGTAGCAGCAAGGCGAGGGACCACCTGGAAAAcggcccctcctccaccctgtcACCTTCAGTCCCTGAGTCATCCTTTCTCTGCTCCTCCTTTCAGCTTAACCACTTCCTGCCCACAATGTGTTGTCTAAATAGCACAGTCAGAATGACATACTTGAACACTTCCCTACCCTCTCATGTAATTTTCCCTTCCAGGCTGATTTCTTTCTGAAGTCAGAATTTTGTTTCCTAAAAATCTAAGTTACGTTCCCAGCACTCCTCCAGCTTCTCTCCTTGCTAGTGAAATAACCATAATTGCTCATAGGCATTAAATGCTTCCTGACCATCAGGCACTGGGCTTTCCATACTTCATCTCCTTTAATTCTCCCAAAGAGACCCAGGAAGTAAATACAGCCCACGAcacttgccccaggtcacccaGAGAGGAAAGGCTGGAGTTGGCTTTGGCCTGCGGATCCATCCCACCAGAGTGTGTGTGCTTGACCTTCACCCTAGGGACACAGTGCTCCCCCTAAGGatctctccttcctccacttGGCCAGCCCACTCGTCTTTGTTGATCAGAATTAGCTCCAGCGCTTCATGAAAACATCATCTCCTACCTTCCGTGCGATGCGAATATCAGCAAGGCCGGACAGGAGTCGGTCAGATGCTCTGCCTGTAACTAAATGAACTTTCCAGCAGATGGATGTTGGGTCTCTTATCCCACTGGTTCCTGTGCAGGGCTGGGGACTGCTTCCAGGTGTGACCCAGCCTGGCATCTGGGTGGCCAACAGGGTTGGCTGGGCCGGTGTGTTTCTCGCTTTTCTCTGTCCCCTCGGCCCTCCAGGTGTCTTCTCTCCCGGGTCACGGTTTCCCTGAAGGTAGACAGATCCCCGACACAGAGCTCCCTGCCTTGACTGTCCTCGTTCATCTCTGCCCCCGGGTGAGGCCAAGGGCATCCTATAAAAggcgccccctcctcccccagagcCTCGGTGAACCTCTCCAGCCCCCGAGACCCTCGGCTACCAGCTCTGTCGTGACTCTGGGGCCATACCCTTTGCTCCTGTGCTGGCTCTTGCCTCGGCTGCACACTAAATCCAGAGCCTGTCTTCACCAGAGACACTGCCTTCACTCACAAGGAGGGAGGCTCCCAGAAGCTCCAGCCAGGCGGAGCCTGCCCTCCTGTCTGCCTGAAAGGGGCTCCCGCTCTCTCTCCCAACCTGCAGCTTCCTTTGCCTCTGGGCAACCTATTCACTCCTAATCAGCAGCCCCATCCACCttatctgggttccacatggatgcCCCAGGAGTCCCACATGGGACAGAGGGGGAGCAGAGCTGATTTGACACCCGGCCAGTGCCAAGCCCTGCTTCCCATGGGGCCCTTGACCCCTGGAAGCTGAGTGTCCCAAACTGATGGGAGGGAAGACCTAGTGGGCAATGGGAACAGGGGCTGCTATTCCAGAGTCTCTGGGCAGGGAGCCTCGGTGTGTCCCTCCTTGTCTAGGTCACAGTGACACCTCAGCGGTGGACAAAGGGGCACTCGATGACAGGAACTTGGAGGCTAAGTAGGAgctgtatttaataaatactggTTGAATCAATAGAGTGATGTCACGGGGTCTTCAGCCCAAAAAACGTGGTAGTGGAAGATCGCCTTCAACTCCTCTACAGGTCGTGCTCCCCCAGGAGCAGCCTGGGTTGCTGCCACAGCGGCTGCGTCAGGGTCAGGAATGGCTGGGTCAGGGCAGACTCAGAGGGAGAAGGGATCCGgcggtgggtgggaggtgggagggaaatgaCTTAGCAATGACAGTCCACAATTGTCTTGTGCCTTCCGCGTTTCTGCCCCACTAACAGGAACCAAGGACCCCTCCGTGGAAAATAGGTAGCTGCATTCgaagccttaaaaaagaaaaggtgctCTGCGTGGAAAATAGATTAGAATCGGACACAGTTGCAATTTGCAAAAATGGAGGCAAGGGAGTgttgggctctggagtcagagctCACCGGCTCCGTGGACTTGAGGCAAGATGCCTCagctctctctctgcttcctcccctgTGACATGGACACCACGAGGGCCTCAACCCCAGAGCCGTGAGAGTTCCCCAGGGCACGGAGCAGAGCGAGTTGACCGTGATTAAGACATGGGTCCAAACAGCATTACAAAGGGCACTTTTCGTCAGGCTACTGTGAACCAACAAAGTCAGGAAACCTTGGAAGTAAGAGTTGTCATCTTGCAGGGGAGGCTATCTTTATGTGAGAGCTGTCTTCGTAGTGACCTGTGGTTCAGAGTCTCCTCTCCTCGGCCACAGTAAATGGGGATCCCGAGGCTGGGGCAGAACGTGGCTTTCTTCCATGTTGCTGGCAATGTAGTCTTTGGTGGGTTCAAATTGGAGCCTAACCACAGAGATGGGTTCTAGAATCACATGTCCTAGGAGGGTCCAGATGTGTCCCTCCTTTTTGGAGAAAGCAGAAGAGCTAGGCTACTTTCCCCAAGCAGAAATACCAGAAGGATCCTTTTTTTCATAAGACCCCCAGGCCATCACAGTTTACGTCGAGGGCATCATGAAAACCCTTCAAAAATTTTTGGTGGTATTTACGATAAGAAGTCACCggtcaagaaagagaaagacacctCTTTCCTTCCCCTGAACTCGGAACAAGTGCTCGGCTGAGGGAACGTGCTTCAGGATGATGTTCTTGGCTCAGAAAACTTGCCTGGCCGAGGACTTGAACGCCAGTCGGTTGCACTAGAAAGGCAGCTCCAGAGGGCagggttttgtgtgttttgttcatTGGTTTGTCTTCAGTGCTAAGATAGAGAGACGAGGCACTCAATCCctgtttgtcaaatgaatgactAAATATGAATTAACCAAGGGGTTAATACGTAAAAAAACGAATCTCCGAAATCAGGTGACTTTTCTCCTCTCAGTAACTTGTGCAACACAGGAGGTCCTTCCCTGTGTGGTGTCTCCACACCACGGGCTCCCAGCCATGTCCCAGTCCCAGGAGCTCTCCCTTCCCCATCACCTGCCTCGTTGCACTGGCTGTTCTCTTTCCCTGCAAGGCTTCTTTCCATCCAACACCCACACTTTCTCCAGGGCCCAACTCGAATGCCACCACCTCTGTGATTTCTCACAGCCCGTCCCTGTACGACTTTATGCCACCACCGACTATATTGCATGAAACTGTGAATGCATCTCCCTCTTTCCCACCAGACCACAGGCTGCCGGAAAGACGGGGCAGTCTCGTTTGCTGTGCGGCCCTGAACGCAGCCTGCACGGTCAGACGGGTCGCAGGGAAGCCTATGGAAAGCTAGGTTTTCTGGGATGTTAACAGAGCGAGCGCATGAGCAGGAGAAACGGGAGGAGAGCAGCTGGGAAGCGCTTCAACCAGAGCCACACAATCAAAGCTCCCATCACAGAATCCAAGGGCTGAAAACTTTTGGCCAGCAAATTTTCcatgaaatcaaaaggaaaaagaaacctgaTGAACTCGGCTCTGTAAGTAAAAACCATGGAAGGCTAAACTGGGATACAAAACATCCAGAAGACCAAAATAtctttaataatgaaataatttattatttgttaacAGTTGAACAATACAGAAGTTTACATATACACAGCAAAGATTCTCTGAAACATGAGTAGTTCTCAAAATGCACGTACTAACTGTAGTAAAAAGCACCATTCTCTATGTCTTGACACAGGATTTACATTGGCATCGtatttacataaagaaataaacatctgGAAACAGAATTTCATACTCTCATCTGCTGCTCCCTGTTTAGGCTGTGTTCACCGTTAGGAAGATGGCCCCCAACGCTGACGGTTCACAGCAACATTCCCAGAGCACCAATTCTAAGGACAAGGGGTCAAGGCAAGCTTGGTTCTCTGGTAAAAGCTAAAATGAAGAAAGCCCTCTCAATCCTCCACACCCCCCAGACAGAATaagaaatcaaaatttaaaatctggGTAAATCTTTGAATCTAGTGCTTTACTAATTCTCATTTTACGATTTTGCGAGAAGACAAAGATACTCAACTTCTTCAGCCATTCAACAGCTGACTCTAACGGTGCCAGGCAgttatttcttctttcagaagAACACAGGGTAAGAAAATCATCCATGTAATAGATATTAATGAAAAAATCAGGATAAATCACATATCGtacccccccagccccagcctcatcCCCAggtatttttgaaaacaaaacatccCACAGTCTACAGAGACCTGATAGTGTAGAACGAGAAAATCCACCTCACCTAAAGGGGTCTTTGGGTCGTCTTCTGCcaggaaggatttttaaaatcaggagtaGCCAGCAACCTAAACATACTGCATCCAAGAGttaaacatagaaaaataatagattgACTTGTAGGAAATCGCCTTGCAGCCTTTGACTTTCTGGTGTTCAACACACGGGGCCGATAAAGGGGAAAGACAAAGAAACTTGgggaaacaagaagaaagaaaggagtgagATTCGGGGGAATAAAGCACAATGAAAGTGGTATCCTTGCCAATACAGTATGATATAAAAACCTGAatcatgtgtatgtgtatacttttcaaaaataagttttttctttAACGGATGGGGGAGAGGCAAGAAGCAAGCCCACAAAATCCATTATCAAGCCCCAAGATATTGTTAGTTATTTTGAGCATCACAATCTTACCTAGTTTACACACCCCAGGATTTGCTTTTGGCCACTTCAGGGACTGAGAAGAGAGGCTCCTAGGAAACCCAGGTAAGGGccctttgtttcttttgaaaaaagtaGAGGTTAAAGGAGAATGCCCACCTTCAAAAATAAACCCTCAAACCACTCAAGCGGCCGATTGCAGGGTCAGGGCCTTCTTAGTACTCAATTCTGAATCGACACTGAAATTATTTTCGTTTTGGgttgacagaaagaaaaatgtaggtCCTGCTCAAAAAGGTGACACTGAATCACCAGCATTAGATCTGTGACTAGAGAAAGGAGCCACGGTCGCTATCAGCACCTTGAATCCCAGATCTCTGCTTAgcgaaagaaaacaaatatacccTGGGTGCCTGCCCGCCGTTCTAAGCCAACAGGTATGGAAAGCTAGGTTTTCTGGGATGTTAACAGAAgcacacatatattttctcactGCATGAAATTAAACTGCACTACATACTCTTTACTTTCCCATTTGCATTGCAATGGTATCAATAAGAGTGTAGACTtgattttagtttcttaaaaccagttttcacataaaaatatgcatgtgcctatatatacacacatctatatTTACGTACAATAGTCAAAGTCTTAAAGGCTGGGGCTTATATCTTTGcccgtcccctccccccaacaaccCTAATAGAAaggtttttcattttgcttaaaaaaacaaaacaaaacaacaacaacaacaaaacagaaccaaaaagaCTGTATAGCTCTTAACAGTTATGCTGGTGGATCAGTGAATGACACGACAGATTGGCGCATCAGGGCGGCTGGTCAGCCACGTAGGGAAGGGGATTAGCTGCCTGGGGCTGAGTTTGCTGGTCCTGAAGGTTACAGTTTTGGTTAGAGAGAGGCCCGTCTAGCATTCGGTCTACCTCAAGATTTGAAAGTCGTGTCTAACCCTGGTGTCAGTTTATCACAAGCGCATTAAAAATATAGAGATCTATTAAGTTCCACATTTATATGCTATCAAATTGAAAAGGACCAGACAAACAGTGCAAAGGTCaaataattactattttatattgGGACAGTACATTTCATAtttcaaccaaaagacaaaaatgCGGTTTAACTCAAAGGCACAAcaattaaaacacagaaaataatggCATCTCTCAGATgccttatttctaaattaaacaaacaaatacacaagttttgttcccttccctcccccaatgCAAGCCCACAAGCTTTTGCCAAAGTCTTGAGTTTTCGATGCCGTACAGGATCTAGCATCGTGGACTTGTGAGGCGCTTGAATGTAGCAATTAAAATGCTTGCGAGGTCTAGCGAATGGCATTCGAAAGGGACCTCAAAGTGCAGGTATATCTTTTTCAAACATGTTACAGGCTGAGCTGGCTCTTTGAACACTATCACTCTGCTTAAATTCAGGAAGCAggctttaaaaatgcaaaaggcATAAAGTTGTATTTCAGTGCAAATCTTCAGCTGGTAATTGGAAAAGAttccaacaataaaaaaaaaaaatcctttgtgtcacctgcccctccccccacccaaacctgaaatggagagaaaaacagaacaaaacaaaaacagaagaattaCAGATGACTTTGGAATCATTTAGGAATCACTActtccaattaaaaaattttaatacattaagaaatcaataaaaagaaaaaataaacacaaaagtaaTCTTTGTTTCGACTGTTCTTCACGTCCAGAATGAGCTTCCGTGAGGAGTGCGTTTGAACTTTTAGTCGTGGGCAAGGAAGAGGCGCTGAGGAGGTGAGTCTGGGGCCGGGGAGACCACAGGCCAGCAGGGGGAACAGGCGCCGCCACTACTGGTTCAGCCAGGGAGCCCTTAAGTTGCAGTGCGGCTGTGGATTTAGGAATGTTCTCATCACTTTGTGACACACGCTCTGTTTCAGCGTCACAGGTTTTACAAATGGTTTGAATTCAATGAAAAAGATTCACCAGAGGCTGAAAGCATCAAGACCTCAAAACTATGAATGCAAAAGTATTAAGGGGAAATGAACCAATTCTGTAGATACCTACATACAAAGTTTCTAGAACATCTATAAAAGCACAGTCATAAgaatttattttccattacattagtttatataaaatgaataaatagtatttatagatttaatgtgtcttatgtacatatacatgtgcTCTGTTTTAGCTTAAATAAAAATGCTACAAAGTGGGAGACCACTTAAGGGAGAAAtcataaccaaaaagaaaaatcagcctTTTAAACTATTAACCCAAAAGCCTCCATAAAGAAGTTTCTGGGTGTGTCCAAAAATAATCAATAAGGAGAGGAATTGTAGTAACACTGTACCATCCCCTCCCGTTCACctgcaacagagagtagaaaTGTAGACTTCTCCTTGCACTGATGATGGACACTAGCTCAGCTAGTGCCAAAGCTCAGTTATTGCTGCAAGTTAAACAGCAAAATAGATTAGAATTGGACCAAATGTcacttatttggggaaaaaaaccaaaaacaaaaacaaaacaaaagaggcaTAATCAGTTTGTGTTAAGTGGGAAATGGAGATCTCATTTATCTctgaggtaggaaaaaaaaatgttccagagACAAGGAGCATAACCGACTTGGAGGGGAAATGTGCCTTGGGAGAGCAGGACACAGCATGGTCCCAAGGACAGTGCACAAAAATAGACTGTACCGTTCTGTTCGTGAGAACAAACGATGTTGGAACTTTTATAAGCTGTGCTACCCCAAAGACGTGCTTGCAAGGGGTCCGTTTGAGAGTGAGAAATACTGCGGCCATCCACACGCGGGTCGGGGGCGTTGGCGCGGGACGTGTGTGAAGGGTGTGTTTTCTGGAGGTATTCCTGCCTGCTCACAGGCGGTGAGGGCCATGGTTAAGCGCTCTTAAATCCCACTTTCAAAGCTTACTTTGGAGTTCTGAGATCAGGATCTCAACTTTAAAAGTTTGTTTCCTTCAGTTTCCTAAGCACAAGACACATTCGGACATTTCCGCTAGGCAAGTCACAGAGGAAGCCAGAAAACTTCAGGGAAGGTCTGGTAGACTACACGGGGACAGTAAATAAGAGGGGAAAATTGCCGAGATGTGAGTAAGTGCTTATCCCGTCTAAGAATTCTTGGGTGCTTCAAAGTGATTGGAATGTACAGTCTGTCAGAGACGAATTtttatggagagaaagagagaagctaGAGGACGCAGTCAGAAACCCACAATCCTGGGGACGAGTGGCATTCGGCCACCCCAGACTGAGCAGTAACGGGTCTGTGACGCCCTCAGGTGTCCAGGCTGCACTGACTGGCTCAGCGTGTGCCTACCCTACGCCAGCAGGCGCGGGGGCCGCTCAACCCCATTCAAGATGGGGATCGtggataaaagaaaaggaaagaaaaaaaaaaagaaacccacactCCTAAGCACTTCCTTGACAACTTTTGCACAGCTGCTTTTGGTGACGGTGGAACACGGAAGCTGACGTGCGAGGGAATTGTGGGCAGGTCTGATACGCTACCTAATCGGAGCCGACAGGCGGGACCATCCAGGCGGCAGCCGAAGCGACCACGCTCTCCTAGAGCCCAAGACGCGTCTTGTGGCCGTCCTGGAGCTTTCTCCTCTTGATGCTGGAGCTGGAGTAGCCCTCATCACTGCCCAGGCTCTGCATGCTTCCCCGCTCGTCCGAGTCGCTCACACTGCTGCTGCTCCAGTCCAGGTCGCCCGTGAGATCGTCTGTGCTTTCGACGTCCACGTCGATCTCTTCTGTGGGAAGGACGAGACAGAGCGTGGTGAAGGCCTGCTTCGGAAGGGCCAAGCGACTCGGCAGGGCCCCTCCTTGGCCGCGGTGCCTAACCGCTGCAGGAGAGGACGCCTGTCCCCGCAGGCCACGCCCCTCGACTTCTCCGAGTCACGGGGGTTCTCGGCTTCCCCTCGGCTCCGCCTCTGGCAGGcggcagggggctggggaggggcctgaggatgCGGGCTCGGGGGGGCTCACCCCTGTCAGAGTCGGAGCGCTCCGAGGAGACCGTGGAGCCGGTGCTGTCCGTCCGTATCCTCTCGATGCCCAGCTGCTCCAGCTGCCTCTTCAGGTGTTGCTGCTCTCGCTGAAGCTGGTCTATTTGGTGAATGGCTTTTCTGTCACAGTCTTCAAGTTTCTGCAGGTCAAAGAGGGTAGTTGTTGAAGGGCACAGGCAGATTTCAAAATTGGTAATGACCCTGCACCTCCCTGCCTTGCGGGGAAATACGGCAGTTTTCCTCAGAAGCCATTTGCTGTGTCCCTTGTCAAGCTTCTCGCAGGGACAGGAAGCTGCCTGGCCGGTGACTCCTGTCTACATCTAACTTTTTCAGCATCGACAACACTTTGTAACCTGCACTGTCGCATGGCTTCCGGGGTGAGCTAATACTCTAGCGTCCAGCACCCCTCAACTGTGATAGTGGAAAGACTGTGGCAGGAACACCCAACCTGTTCTCCCTTGTCTGTTGTGATGCCCCAAACACCTACTCCCTGAGCTAGAGCACTGCGTGTGACGGGCGCTTAAGAAACAGACTTTCCTTTAGAAGTATGTTTATTCAAGTACGTGTCCCAATTACATAGGCGCTTTTTTTTTTGCGTCATGCCAAACCTCATTTAacttctgtctgttggcaggaaTATTCCCTTTTGAAGTCCTGATTCTAAATTGTCCAAATAAGAGCTTAGAAAACACATTTCCATAGATCATTTTGATTTTACAAATCTGTTCTCTAGCTTCTCAGATAATTCTGAAGATTGTGTAACTGTGGTTGTTTTGCTCTAAACAGAGGTTCTTTTCCCTCCTACAACTGCCATGTACGCAAGGCTATCAACCGTAATTCAAGTGACACGTGTCCAGCTATGACTCTGACTATAAAAACATGCTAAACAGTGATTTTTGGCTGTGGCTCTCAGGAGTTACCCTTTGCTATTCCAGCCATATACTGAGTGCTGACTCTGTTTCAGACCCTCCGGGAGGTGCTAGAAATACAAGGTGAACACAAAGATCTGGTCCCCTCCCTTGTCCATACTCTAACAGCATGGACAGAGACAGCCAAATAGCCACACAAGCCATGGTCAGGTGTCAACTGTGATAAGtgctaagagagagagagatccagtAATAATAAGGACCATCTGTCACAGGAAGGAGGTGACCTAGTCAGGGAAGGTTTCCCCGCACGGTGATACCTGTGCTGAGGTCTGAAGGATGACAAGAAGTTAACTAGGTGaaaaagggaggggaaagagtaccaagcagagggaatagcatgtacaaaggccctgtggtgagaGAGCCTGACAAGTGCAAGGGACTGAAAGAAGGGCTGAGGCAGAGAGGGGAGCCTCTGGCACAAGCTGCTGCTGCAACGGCAGGGGAGGGCCGGGTCGGGCAGGCCTGGTCATACAGTGTGTCCTGAGCCACggaagactgtttttttttttttttttgcggtacatggcctctcactgttgtggcctctcccgttgcggagcacaggctccagacgcgcaggctcagcggccatggctcacgggcccagccgctccgcggcatgtgggatcttcccggaccggggcacgaacccgcgtcccctgcatcggcaggcggactctcaaccactgcgccaccagggaagcccaacggaAGACTTTTAAATGTGGTGACATGTTGATTTGAGCTCCGGCAGGATTGCTCTTGGGAAGCCTGGAGATTAGCTTGGAAGAGGCCTCTGAGGAGTTTACTACAGTACATGATGGACTTTATGGAAATACAGCAGGCTGTGACATATGAAGTCTTGGAGACACGTGGCTAAGGAGCAAGATGATCATCAGCGGCAAGGATGACCCTGACTTTCTGGCCTGTACATGAGATGGACAGTTGGATAGACAATTTAACTTCTGGCGCACAGGGGTGAGAACTACTCAGCTGGGTTCTGGACATGTTGAGTCTGTGAGTCATCCAAGACACTGACTTGGTTGGAGTTGGAGGAGTTCAGAGGAGAGAACTGTCCTGGAGACAGACATCTGCTGTCCCTCATAACAACAAACAAACCCTCCCTGGGCAGGTAAAGACAAAAAGGCATCCCAGGATGCACTTACCTTTATGTGCAATTTGGCTTTTGTTAATAAACTCAGTGTAGTGTGTCGATTTGATTCTGGACCAAGTGGCACCAGCCCCTTCAACTTTTCCAGGCATAAGCGAAGGTGGGCCCGTCTACAAAAACAAGATCATAGTAGCATTGGAGACTTTCAAAGCCAGCCGGAAGTCACCCGGGAGAACAAGCTCAAACAGAGTATGAAGTCGCCCAGCCCAGTGATGGCAAATGCCACCAGTGACTTCCAGCCAAGTGGACATCTTTTGAAATTATACAACTCTGGTAAAAACCAAGGAAAAGCAAAATCCATGGTTTTCTAAAGTTAAGTCTATAATATGTATGAAGGGGTAGAGACTCATATCTACTATTATTAAGCACATGAATCAGGTTATCTCCAGGTTTCTGGGTTATGATGTGACCTACAGAACATCCAAGTTCAGAAAGTAATGACATGCCAGTGAGAGAATCCTTTGAACCCATACTGTTCTTTCCCTTTCCAGGACCACTAAATCATTACAACTATATCTTGCTGTATATAATATTTACCCATGTGAATGACAAATGTATATGGTTATTCATtacaactttatttgtaatagcaaagatTAAAACAACCCAACTCATCATCAATAGGGAACTGATCAAATAAAGTacagtatatccatacagtggagtaCTATGCAGCtatgaaagagaatgaaaatgtaCTCTATGTACTATGAGGAAAGAACGTTCAGATATACTGTTAAGTAAAGAAAAGCCAGATACCAAACTGTGCATATAACATGCTACATCTTTGGGTAAAagtggaggaaaaataattatctaaAGGCATGTTTTCTTGTATAACATAAAGAAAGCTTGGAATGATACATAAGAAACTAGTAACAGTGGCTGGGCAGAAAGGAGTCAGGGGCTAGTCGAACAGGGACAAGGAAAGGGGGGGAGTTTTTACTGAATAATTTGTCACACTTTTTCGTCCTTCAACCATTCAAAAAGTTAGATGCATTttttagaaacaaggaaaatgcCCATCAGTGGTATTGCTATACTAACAAGCGTGCTGACAGCTGGAGAGAACCACCAACAGATCTTGCAGTGTGGCAGAATGTGGCAGAAGCACAAGAGTCCCTAAAATTTTGGAAGTTAATACTTCACTGAAACCTTGGTTTAGGCTTTATCCTAGAGGCTCACAGATGCCGTGAATGTGAGCAACAGCCAAGATTCAGAGTTTTTGCTTCAGCCCaccacctccttcaagtcttcacAGGCCATTCCAGTCCACAGTGCTTCCTCCATTTTCTGAGTGCGTACTAGTTTATCCTATTCATTGGGAAATGCACTGTTCTGCCTGCCTTTTTTGGTATTTGTGACTTAACCATTCATTGCCAACTCCTTAGAAAGATGGGGCCGCAACTTAACCATTGCTGGGTTGCCTTGGTGCCTTCCCCTCCCATCAGCTTAATGCACGCTTGCCGCGTGGTTGGTGTCGTCTATTCCACTAGACTTCAAGCTTCTCGGGGCAGAGTCCATCTCTGCTATGTCTCTGCACCTTCAGTAGTGCTCACGGTCCTGGGGTTTTAGGTACATGTCCACTGCCCGTCCCCACAGCAACCTGGAGAAGAGGTCCTGGGAGCCTGAGAGGCTATCCTCCAGCTGAACTGGAAGACAACTGGAAAGCTCAGTTTGCCCCTTTTTCCCTCTTAAAAATTTCACCGTATTAACAAAGGTTGGGATCGAAAGAAGAAAACGGCTTCAGAAAGCTCAAATACAGGCCAGTATGCCTGATATTGACCAAGGTAGTCAATTCACACCCTTCACATCAGGACTTCAGGAGGTTCCCCCAAGGCAGATCCAACAAGTGGTTCTGAGCTCTCACCTCACCTGCTTCTgagcctccttcctcttctggCTCTTGAGGTTGTCCTAGACTCTCCAAGGTCCCCTAAGCCCTGGCAAGCTAGAGAAGTCCAGCATTCACTCCTGAGCTAGGAAGAGGTAGCGGTACAAGAGCCTTACTATTTTACAAGACTTCCGCTTGCTCTGAAAACCTGCCCACATGGAATGGCCACCAGCAAAGAGCCACATTAGAGGTTTGCTCCTCCAACTACTAcatgaggagaaaaaaacaaaaacagaatttgtGTATAAAAGGTACTTGTTCACCTTGGATAATATTCTTCACCAAGAGCCATGAAAATAGATCATGTTATTAGAAACACCAGGAGAATGTAGGATTAGTCACATATAGTTATTCTCACTACAAAGTTTACAGActgtcaagttttaaaaaaagttcaaaaataaaattagatttagACATTTTTCAGCCTGCTCATTGCAAAGACTACATGATTCAGAGCAGTGTCATATTAGTCCTTTTATGATGTGGGTTTATCTACAGATATGAGTATGTAAATTTTTAAGGAAGTTTGTctactgataaaaataataaagtcatcTTTCCATGCGTCGTCATTCCTAGTTACTCAGGGAGTCTAGCCCAGAAAGTACAATATTCACTACCCAAATGTGGGTTTCCAAAGAACACTCCCAGTTGTGAAACTTGAAATAAGCCATTTGACTACTTCAAGTTTAGGCTAAAACATGTTCGTTCAGTGTTTTCTGACCTAGTTTTATGGAAATAGGAGCACAGTGCTTTCTGGATTCTCGTAGAGATTCAAAGCCAACTTGTATCTTTGGCAGTGCCTGCCTCACCGCTCCAGCCTGatgcctgccctgcccacctgccgCCTACCTGCAGCACACCCCCGGGCTGGTGCCTGGGCCACCCCCAGGGGAGGGATGAGGTATGTGAAGCAGGCTCAGTTCCATGATATGATAGTGAAATTCAATTCCTGAACCagacaaaaaagcaaacagaccCCTCTGTAGCAGCTCCCACTGAGGGGCCTCAAGCCTGAGACACACCCCGCCCCCCTCTACCCCACGCCGGGATCCGGAATCCTTCAGCCAGCCGTGAGC
Encoded proteins:
- the MXD1 gene encoding max dimerization protein 1, with product MAAAVRMNIQMLLEAADYLERREREAEHGYASMLPYNNKDRDALKRRSKSKKNNSSSRSTHNEMEKNRRAHLRLCLEKLKGLVPLGPESNRHTTLSLLTKAKLHIKKLEDCDRKAIHQIDQLQREQQHLKRQLEQLGIERIRTDSTGSTVSSERSDSDREEIDVDVESTDDLTGDLDWSSSSVSDSDERGSMQSLGSDEGYSSSSIKRRKLQDGHKTRLGL